The DNA region TGGCCGCTGTGGTCGCCGCGTGCCTCATTTGTGACCAGAACGTGCACTGGTCGTTGTGAACGATGCACTGTTGTGAACCTGCAGGGTTCAGGTCTTTGGTCCTGCATCGACAGTGACCTATGCCCGCAGACGTCCGACCATGGCCCCCTTAGCGTGAAGACCACTGGCCGTAGCGTCGAAGGAGAAGGCGATGTCCTCGAGTTCAGCGCATCCCGGGATCGTCGTCGGCGTCGACGGCTCACCGCAGTCCGACGCAGCAGTCGAGTGGGCGGTCCGCGCTGCGGCGCTGCGTGGCGTTGCGCTCGTTCTGGTTCACGCACTGACGGATCCCAGCGCTACCGCGTGGCTGGATGTGCCACTGCCCGAGGACTATTGGGAAAGCCGGCGGAAGACTGCCGAGGTGCTGCTCGACGACGCGACACGGATCGCGCGCGGGGCGCTGCCGGTCACACAGTCCTTGACGGTGGATCGGGCACTGGTCACCGGCAGCCCGCGGGCAGTGCTGGTGGACATGTCCGAGCACGCCGACATGGTTGTGGTGGGCTGTCGTGGCCTGCGAGCAATTCAACGGGCCGTGCTCGGTTCGGTCAGTGCCGGTCTCGTTCATCACGCCCGCTGCCCCGTCGCGGTTGTTCGCGAGGCGCCGTCGGAAGACCTCCGCGAGGCGCCGATCCTGGTCGGCATCGACGGCTCCCCGGTGTCCGAACGTGCCGTCGCGATCGCGTTCGACGAAGCGTCGCGCAGGGGCGTGGACCTCGTCGCGCTGCACACCTGGCTGGAGAGCACCGACGATTTCATCGGGGTCGGGTGGCCCGACGTCCGTGAACAGGCCGACGAGATCCTCGCCGAACGGCTGGCAGGCTGGCAGCAGCGCTACCCGGACGTATCAGTGCACCGTGTCGTCGCTATGGACAACCCGATCCGCCAGTTGCTCGAGCTCTCCGGTTCCGCCCAGCTGATGGTGGTGGGCAGTCACGGACGAGGCGGTCTCGTCGGGCTTCTCCTGGGTTCGGTCAGCTCAGCGGTGGTGCAATCCGCACGGATTCCGGTGATCGTGGCGAGGTCGCGCCCATGACGCCTCACAGCGCGTTCTGTGGTTGGCAGATCAACACCGAGCAGTTCGCATGGTGCAGAGCCGCGAAACCCGGCGGACCCACCAGTTCTCTGATGCCGTCGGCACGTTCCCTGCCCACAACGAGAAGCTGAATCATGTCGGCGTTCCTGGTCAGGTAGGCCAGGCTGTTGCCGTGCACGGCGACAGCATGCATGTCCACGTCCGGGTACTTACGTCGCCACTTCGCCAGCCGGCGGTCGAGCTGGGCCCTCGCCAGCTTGCTGCGATCTGCCACCGCGTGGTTGTCATG from Mycobacterium sp. DL includes:
- a CDS encoding universal stress protein, whose translation is MSSSSAHPGIVVGVDGSPQSDAAVEWAVRAAALRGVALVLVHALTDPSATAWLDVPLPEDYWESRRKTAEVLLDDATRIARGALPVTQSLTVDRALVTGSPRAVLVDMSEHADMVVVGCRGLRAIQRAVLGSVSAGLVHHARCPVAVVREAPSEDLREAPILVGIDGSPVSERAVAIAFDEASRRGVDLVALHTWLESTDDFIGVGWPDVREQADEILAERLAGWQQRYPDVSVHRVVAMDNPIRQLLELSGSAQLMVVGSHGRGGLVGLLLGSVSSAVVQSARIPVIVARSRP